The genomic interval CCACTCCCTTTACTAAATCAGAAGAAACCTCAGCTTCAAGTTTTCCACAAGCTATATAATCTAAGAAGAATAATGGTTTAGCACCATGACATAAAATATCATTAACACACATTGCAACGCAGTCAATTCCAACAGTATCAAACTTTCTTTTTTTACAAGCAATATCAAGTTTTGTTCCCACTCCATCTGTTCCAGAAACTAAAACTGGTTTTTTATATCCCTCTGGAAGTTCAACCATGCCAGCAAAAGATCCTAATCCGTTTAATACATATTCACTCATTGTTTTTTTTGCATATTCTTTTATTAATTTTACTGATCTATATCCTTCTTCAATATTTACTCCTGCTTCTTTGTAAGTTAGCATTTAATTCTCCACCCTTTCAAGATTATCCTCTAAAGCTTCCATAGGCGCTGCAACTGGATAAACCCCACTAAAGCATCCTACGCAGAAATTTCTTCTACCTTCAAAACTTTCGTACATTCCTTCTAAACTTAAATATCCTAGAGAATCACAACCTATCATTTCTCTAATCTCTTCTACACTTCTACTTGCTCCAATTAACTGACTTCTGTATGGTGTATCAATGCCAAAATAACATGGATATTTAACCATTGGTGATGCAACTAGAAAATGAACTTCCTTAGCACCAGCTCTTCTTAAAGATTCAATTAAATGTTTGGAAGTTGTTCCTCTAACAATAGAATCGTCTATTAAAATAACTCTCTTTCCATTTACATTAACTTTTAAAGGATTAAGCTTTACAGCTACAGCTCTCTCCCTAATTTCTTGTGATGGTGATATAAATGTTCTTCCTATATATCTATTTTTCACAAATCCAACCTCATAAGGAATTCCTGAAGCCTTAGCATATCCCATAGCAGCTGGTATTCCTGAATCTGGTACAGCTACCACAATATCAGCATCTATTGGATATTCTTTAAATAATATTTCTCCTTGCTTAACTCTTGTCGTTTGAACATCTAAACCATCAATTACTGAATCTGGTCTTGCAAAGTATATATATTCAAAGGCACAGGTTTGACAAACAGTATTTTCTGAATATCTATAACTTTTAATCCCATCATTATCTATAACCACGATTTCTCCTGGTTTTATATCTCTCACAAACTCTGCTCCAATTGTGTCTAAAGCACAACTTTCTGAAGTTAATATATATCCTTCTTCAAATTTTCCTAAGCATAAAGGTCTAATTCCATGCGGATCTCTTATACCTATTAGCTTATCCTTAGTCATTATTACCATAGCGAAAGAACCTTTAACTGCTGATATAGCATCAATTACAGCCCTCTCAATCCCTTTTTTAGCTCCTCTAGCAACTAAGCTTGTAATTACTTCAGAATCAACACTAGTATGGAAAACTTGTCCCCCATCCTCTAAAAGACTTCTTATTACATCTGCATTAACTAAATTACCATTATGAGCAGTAGATATAGGACCAAGTTTAGTATTACTAACTAAAGGTTGTGCATTTTCAACAGTTTTAGCTCCTGCTGTAGAATATCTAACATGTCCTATTGATATATAACCATTAAATTCTCTAAGTCTCTTTAAATCTTCAGCTTCAAAGGCTTCTGTTAAAACACCTAACCCCTTATGAACTTTTATATCTTCTCCATTTGCTACTGCAATGCCAGCACTTTCTTGTCCTCTATGTTGAAGAGCATAAAGTCCATAATAATTTATAGAAGCAACATCTATTGGTTTATTTGCGAAAACTCCAAAAACTCCGCATTCATCTTTGAATTTATCATTTTGTGGATCCATAATATCAAAATTTGGCTTCACCATATTTTCTACTCCTCTTACTACCTAATTTCTTAGTCTATTTAAAACCTCTCTATAGCCATTGATTACATTACCCATATCTCTTCTAAATCTGTCTTTGTCCATTTTTTCTCCTGTTGTAGCATCCCAAAATCTACAAGTATCTGGTGAAATTTCATCAGCTAATAATATCTCTCCATTATATCTTCCAAACTCTAATTTAAAATCTATTAAGTTGATATTTTGTTTTTTGAAAGCTTCTTTTAAAATTTCATTTACTTTAGCAGTTATTTCATAAATTTTATTTAATTCTTCAAAAGTTGTAGCTCCAATTCCTACAGCATGATAGTCATTTATAAGCGGATCTCCTAAAGAATCATCCTTGTATGATAATTCAAAAACTGTAGTTTTTAATTCATATCCTTCTTCAAGACCTAATCTCTTAGCCATACTTCCTGCTGCCACATTTCTAACTATTACTTCTAAAGGAACTATTTCAACTTTCTTACATAATTGATCTCTATCATTTAACTTCTCTACAAAGTGAGTTTTTATTCCTTCTTTATTTAACATCTCAAAAATAAGACTAGTAATTTCGTTGTTTAATACTCCCTTGCTTTCTATTTGAGCTTTTTTTTCTCCATTGAAAGCTGTAGCATCATCCTTATAATGAACAATTACCATATCCTCTTTATCTGTTGCATATATTTTTTTAGCTTTTCCCTCATATAACATTTCTAGTTGATTTACCATTATAATTCCACTCCTTCTCCATTTTCTGCTATAAATTTATGTTTCATGTCGATTCTAAATTGAATTAATTTTTCTCTTAGTTCTGGATATTTTAATGAAAGCATTTGGACTGCTAACATTCCTGCATTATAACTATTATTTATTCCAACAGTGGCTACAGGAATTGATTTTGGCATCTGAACTATTGATAGTAATGCATCCATTCCCTCTACTGCTGCTCTCACTGGAACTCCTATTACAGGAAGTATAGTATGAGAAGCTATAACTCCAGGAAGATGAGCAGCTAATCCTGCTCCTGCTATAATTACTTCACAGCCTTCTTTCTCAATTTTTTCTAAAGTTTCAATAAGTTTTTCTGGAACCCTATGAGCTGATAAAATATAAGCATTATAAGGAATTCCAAACTCTTTAAGAGCATTTCCTGCTCCCTTCATAACATCTATATCTGATTTACTTCCAAAAAATATTGCTACCTTCATTAAAATTTCCTCCCTATATTTTAAAGTTTTAATAATACTTATTTTCTAGATAACCCTAAAGACCTAACTTAATTTTTTAAAGCTATACAGCTATATCATCACATATGAATATAAAGCTTAAAACTCAAGTGAAAATTTAATTTCTTAACTGGTTATACCTGTATTATGAAATATATGCTTTATGAAATTTTTAAGATAGAAATTTATAATCTTCTTAAAAAGTTAGAGATAATATATAATATAAAACCGTAATCTCTTAATTAAGCTAGTCCTTTAGTTCTATCTAAGAAATAATTTAAAACTTATAAACTTATTTTCTAAAATAATCTACACCTGATTTAAATAGTTTTTGATCAAATTCTCCTGGTATGTTTTTATAAAGATTGTCTCCAATTCTCTCTGAATGACCCATCTTACCTAGGATTCTTCCATCTCTACTTATTATTCCTTCTATTGCTAAAGATGAACCATTAGGATTATATGGCATATTCATAGCCATATTTCCTTCTAAGTCTACATACTGAGTAGCTATTTGATCATTTTCTACTAACTCTTTTATTAAAGCTTCTGGTGCAACAAATCTTCCTTCTCCATGTGATATTGGAATACTGTGTACCTCTCCAAGAGAAACCTCATTAAACCAAGGAGATTTCTTAGATGTAATTTTAGTTCTAACTATGGATGACATATGTCTATTTATATTGTTATAAGTTAAGGTTGCCATATCTTCTTCAATATCAATTATTTTTCCGTATGGAAGAAGTCCTAACTTAATTAAGGCTTGGAAGCCATTACAAATTCCAAGTATTAATCCATCTCTCTCATTTAAAAGCTTCATAACTGAATCTTTTATCTTAGGATTTCTAAATATTGTTGCTATAAATTTAGCTGATCCATCTGGCTCATCTCCTGCTGAGAACCCCCCTGGCAACATAATTATTTGAGATTTGTCAATTTCTTTTTTAAGCATATTTATTGAATCAATTAAGGCTTCCTTATTTAAATTTCTAATTATAACTTCACTTACCTCAGCACCTTCTTTTTCAAAGGCCCTTCTACAATCATACTCACAGTTAGTTCCTGGGAATACTGGTATAACTACTCTTGGTTTTTCTACCCTTGTTATCTTTGATTTAAGTTTTTCTTCTATATGCATTTGTCCATTATCTAAAATATTAGCCCCGTCTTTATCATTATTTATTAAGTCTGAAACGCACTCTTCTTTATCTTCAGTTTTAGATTTAAATACATACTCAAGCTTTTCTTCATAAGCTTTTTCTAATTCCTCTAAAGAAACCTCAAAATCATATTCTTCACATTTTATAACCCCATCTTTTATTGTGCTTCCTATAACCTTATAATTAGTTCCCTTAAACTCATCCTCAAGGTTAACCCCTTCTTTAACCTCTAATATTAAACTTCCATAATTAAATCCAAAAAGTTCTTCTTTAGAAATATTATTTAATATTGCCCCAATTCTATTTCCTAGTGACATCTTAGTAATTCCCTCTGATACCCCACCAAACTTAAGAGAGTATGCTGAAACCACCTTTTCTTCTCCTATTAACTCATAAAGTTTTTCTAAGTTATTTTTAAATCCTTCCATTTCTAAAGTTCCATCTTCTAATTTCTCACCTTTCATAAGAACTAAAGTTGATCCTATATTTTTAAACTCAGGTGAAATAATTCTTGAAGCCTTTTCAAGACCTACTGCAAAGGAAACTAAAGTTGGTGGAACATTTAACTCTCCAAAACTTCCTGACATTGAATCTTTTCCACCTATTGCAGGTAATCCTAAATCCATTTGTGCCTTATAAGCTCCTAGTAATGCTGCAAAAGGCTTGCCCCATTTTTCTTCATCTCTTAATAATTTTTCAAAATATTCTTGGAAAGTTAATCTAACTTTTTTATAATCTCCTCCCATAGCAGCTATTTTAGTTACTGATTCAATAACTGAATAAAATGCCATGTGGAATGGACTCCATACTCCTAAATAAGGATTAAATCCATATGTCATTAAAGAAGCATCTTTACTTTCTCCTCCTAAGACAGGAATTTTAGCAGCCATACCCTCTGCTGGTGTTAATTGATACTTCCCTCCTAAAGGCATAAGAACTGTTCCTCCACCTATAGTTGAATCAAATCTCTCAATTAATCCTTTTTGACTACAAACATTTAAATTTCTTAAAGATTTTAGCCATTCCTCTTTAACGTCAAAGTTTTTAACTTCATATGGATAAACACTTGGTGATTTTACTTTTAAAGAAATTTCTTGTTTTGCCCCATTTGTATCTAAGAAACTTCTCTTTATATCAACTATAGTTTTATCCTTCCAATTCATTCTTAACCTATCAGTATCTGTAACTTCAGCCACAATTGTAGCTTCTAAATTCTCTTCTTCTGAAAGTTTTATAAATCTATCTGCATTTTCAGAGGAAATAACAACAGCCATTCTTTCTTGAGATTCTGATATGGCAAGTTCAGTTCCATCTAATCCCTCATATTTTTTAGGAACTTTATTTAAATCTATATCAATTCCTCTGCATAATTCTCCAATTGCTACTGATACTCCACCAGCTCCAAAGTCATTACATCTTTTTATCATTTGAGCTACTTCTTTATTTCTAAAAAGTCTCTGAATTTTTCTCTCTGTTGGAGCATTTCCTTTTTGAACTTCTGCTCCACATTGATTTATTGATTCTTCTGTGTGTTCCTTTGAAGAACCTGTAGCCCCACCAATACCATCTCTTCCAGTTCTTCCTCCAAGAAGTATTACAATATCTCCCTTTGAAGGTTCAAGTCTTATTACATTTTCCTTTGGCGTGGCAGCTATAACTGCACCTACTTCCATTCTCTTAGCCGCATAATTTGGATGATAAATTTCTGATACTTGTCCAGTTGCAAGGCCTATTTGATTTCCATATGAGCTATATCCATGAGCAGCTCCTAAAGTTATTTTTCTTTGAGGTAATTTGCCCTTTAAAGTTTCACAAATTTCAACTGTTGGATCTGCTGATCCTGTAACCCTCATAGCTTGATAAACATAACTTCTTCCTGAAAGGGGATCCCTAATAGCTCCCCCTAAACAAGTGGCTGCTCCTCCAAAAGGCTCTATTTCTGTTGGGTGATTGTGTGTCTCATTTTTAAACATTAAAAGATATTCTTCAGTTCCCTTATCTGTTTCTATTTCTATATTTATAGAACAAGCATTTATTTCTTCTGAAACATCTAAATCATCAAGTTTTCCTCTTTTTCTTAGCTCCTTCATGGCTATTGTGGCTAAATCCATTAACTTAACTTCTTTATTATTTAAGTTCTCCCCATAAACATAGGCTCTTGAATTTTTATAATCTTCATAAGCCTTTTTAATAGGTTCAGAATACTTGCCCTCTTCTATATAAACATCTTTTATTATTGTTTCAAAAGTTGTGTGTCTACAATGATCTGACCAATAAGTATCAATAACCTTAATCTCAGTTATTGTTGGATTTCTATCCTCTGATTTAAAATAATCTCTTATTAGTTTTAAATCTTCTAAACTCATAGCTAAAGATTTTTCTCTATGGAAATTTTTAAGTCCCTCTTCATTTAAACCTAAAAAGCCATTTAAAATCTCAACCTCATTAGGTTCCTCTAAGTTTTCTTCTAAGACTTTTGAAAGTGGACTAACTTCCCTTGAATCAACAGGATTAATGTAATAAGATTTTATTTTATTTATCTCTTCCTGATTTAAATTCCCTTTTAAAATAAGTACTTTTGATGATTTAACAGGAACTTTTTCCTCCTCAGTAAGAAGCATTATACACTCTGAAGCTGAATCAGCTCTTTGATCATACTGTCCTGGTAAATATTCAACACCAAAAGCTATTTCATCTTGTCCTATTTCAAAATTTTCCTCATATACTCTATCTACTGGAGCTTCTGACAAAATAGTATTTACAGTTCTTACATACTGTTCTTCTTCCATATCTCCTAATATGTATTTATTTAAAACTCTTACATCCTCCAAAGCTTCAATCCCTAAATTATCTTTAAAATCCTTAAGTAATATCTGACTTTCTACATTAAAACCAGCTTTTTTTTCTACAAATACCATTCTAATACCAGACATTTTAATCCCCCATTCAAAACACGAACATTATTAATGATTAAAAATTAATCATTCGTTAATTAAACATTACCACCTTAAATACGTATTGTCAATATTTAAAATTATTTAAAAATTCGTTTTTTAGATGATTTTAGACGTATTTATATTGTTTTTATTAATTAAAGTTCGTATTTAAGAATAAAAATAGAGATATATTAAAAGTCTCGAATAATATTTTTTAATATATCTCTAATATTTTTAGTCTTCTCTTAAAAGATTTATATCCTTTCCTTCTAGAATCTTATTCATATTTCTTATAGAGCACATTTTTCCACACATTGTACAACTATCTTTATGTTCAGGAGTAGATTCTTTTCTATATCTAATGGCTTTTTCACTATCTATAGCTAAAGAAAACATCTCGTCCCAATCTAGTCTTTTCCTAGCATCACTCATTTTATTATCTATGTCCCTTGCCCCAGAAATTCCTTTTGCTATGTCAGCTGCATGAGCCGCTATCTTTGTGGCAACTATTCCTTCCCTTACATCCTCTAAATTAGGAAGTCTTAAATGTTCTGCTGGTGTTACATAACAAAGAAAATCTGCTCCATAAGAAGCTGCCATAGCCCCTCCTATAGCACTTGTTATATGATCATATCCTGGTGCAATATCAGTTACTATTGGTCCTAAAACATAAAATGGTGCTCCATGGCATAATTTTTTCTCTAATAAAACATTAGCTTCTATTTCATTCATTGCCATATGCCCTGGACCCTCTATTATTACTTGTACATTTCTTTCCCAAGCTCTTTTTGTTAGCTCTCCAAGAGTAATTAATTCTTTGATTTGTACAGCATCAGTTGCATCAGCTATTGAACCTGGTCTACAAGCATCCCCTAAACTTAAAGTTAAATCATACTTTTCACATATATCTAATAATCTATCAAAATATTCATAGAAAGGATTTTCTCTATTATTTAATTCCATCCATGCAAAAAGAAGAGATCCTCCTCTAGAAACTATATTAGTAAGTCTTTTATTTCTTCTAAAAGTTTCAATTGTTTCTCTATTTAATCCAGCATGTATAGTAACAAAGTCAACTCCATCCTTTGCATGTTTTTCTACAACTTCAAAAAATTCATCAACAGTTATATCTTTAAGCTCTTTATCATAGAAACCTACTACATCATACATTGGTACAGTTCCTATCATAGCCGTAGAAACTTCTACAAGTCTTTTTCTAAAATCATAAGTTTTACCATAATTACTTAAATCCATTATAGATTCTGCATTCATATCTATTGCTTTTTTAACTTTTTCTAACTCTAATTCTATATTGGCACAGTCCTTTGAAATTCCTAGGTTAACATTTATTTTAGTTCTTAACCCTTGTCCAACACCTTCTGCACTTATACTTTTATGATTTTTATTAGCTGGTATTACAATTTTTCCTTCAGCCATTAAATTCATTAAAGTTTCAATATTAATTCCTTCTTTTTCTGAAACTACTTGCATTTCCTTTGTTATTATTCCTTTTTTAGCAGCATCCATTTGAGTTGTATAATTCATATTAGTTCTCCTTATTTTAATTTTTTAACTGCGCAGTTAAATTAATATAGGATCCTATTTTTTTATAAAAAATAAAAGCTTGCCATAAGGCAAGCTTAATAAACACTTATATAGATACATTTATAACTTTTTAAAGTATAAATATAAATAAACAACAGTTTATGCTTCCCTACGGTAGTACTAACTACATCAGGTTTTAAGGGTTAGATAGATATTATCCTCTCAGCATATAAAATGCACCCCTAGCACTTACGATTAAATATTCACTTTTTTTAAATTATACTATCAATTTTTTTCAATTTCAAGTAAATTTATAAAAATAAGTAATAATATACTTAATAATTATTTAAGCTAAATATAAAAAATATACTAAATTAAAACCAAGTAAAATATAAGTAGAAATTAAAAAAGCTTTAGAATAAGTTCCTATCTCATTCTAAAACTTTCCTAACTATTCCGATTTATATATTATAATTTAAGTTTTCTCTACAAAACAATGGAATTTTAAAAGCCTGTATGACAAAATCCACCGCCTCTATTTACACTTTTAAGTTTAGAAACATCATCTGTTTTTATAAAATTAGCTTTATAATATTTTGCTAAAACCATCTGAGCAATTCTATTTCCTTTTTTTATGTATATAGTTCCATATGGATTTCCGTTCTTATCTAAATAAATATATGTTTTTAATAACTTTTTATAAGCTTTTTTTCCTTCATCCTCATAAGAACTTATATCATGTCCTTTAGATTCTAAATAGTCGCTTAATCTTACTTCAGTATAATTATTTTTTAAATCATCTAATATACTTATATCATTAGCTATCTCATAAGGAAGATTGGCTATATTATAATTATTTTCTAAAATTACTGATATATCACTAACTGAATCAGCATCAATAGTTCCTATTGAGTTTGAAATTTTTAAGTTTGTTCTTAAAGAAAGTCCACTTCTAGCCCTAATTTGAAGCTCCATATTATCAGGAATTGCAAACTTTAACCCTAGTGGAATTGCAACCTTTTCAAAAGGTCTTATAACCATATCCTCTGCTGCAAAAAGGTCTGCTCCTGCGGCTAATGGTGTTTCATATTTAGGTGTTTCTCCATTTTTATCATATTGAATATATACATCTCTCACTCTTTGTTCTCCCGCCATAAAATTCACCTCCATCTTTAGTAAAAATTATATTTTAAAATCCCCCTATTAACAAATGTGTAAATCATCCATATTCTTAATTGAAAGTTGTATTATTAACATTTTGTTAATATATTTTCTTTATTCTTACATTTACAACTTATTACTTTTATTAAGAATTTTTTTATAGAAAAACTTAATTTTCTATAAAAAAATAACAGGTTTAATCTCTCTAACCTGTTACTTTTTACTTATTTAAAATTATTTTTAAAAATTATTTCTATTCATGTTATATATACAAATTCCAGCAATAGCACCTGTTATAAATACAGTTGCTAAGTTCCATATCTTAAATATATAAACTCCAAAATAATGAACTAACACAATTAAAATTAAAGCTATAACTATGTGGATAATCCATTCCCACTTAGGCTCTATTTTAAAAGCTCCAAACATTTTATCAGTTAACCTTATTTTTTTATCAATTAATCCATATAAAACAGCAAATAGAATTGTTGATATAACAAACACTAATGCTTCCAATATATTTTGTAATAAAAGCATTCTATCCATAGTTTCTTCCCTTTCAATTCATCCTTAATAGCTATATTATACCATTTTAAAGAATAGTAAGTGAACTTTACAATTAAAATTAATATATCATTTAGACTTTAAATCCACCTAATCTATGGAGATAATACTATTCCTTATTTTTAGTCTAAACCTAAAGAATAAACTAATAAAAATATATCTTTTTACAAATTATTTTTTAAAGGAAGCAATTAAAATTCCAATAAAAATTCCATTTATACTTGAAACTACAAAATTTCCAATCCCATAAGGAATACTTAAGTATTTAAATATTATGTAACTTAAAACTAAAACTATTATTGCAGTTATTATAACTATTAAATCATATATAAACTTATCCTTAAAACTTTTATGTCCCCACAAAATTCTAGTATTACTATCCCTAAGTTTATATAAGAAAAATAACACTATAATTATTCCAATAACAGTACTTGTATGTTGAACTAACTTATATATATAAATTTCTTCTCCACCAAATAGTATAATTTTTTGTCTAAGCCAAGTGATATGACGCACAAAGAATCCAGTTTTATGAGTAAATCCATCCCACAAAACATGGGTAATCATTCCTAATAAAGCCGAATATATGAAAACAATTACTTCTTTCCATGAATGCAAGCCAAATTGTTCTGTTCTTAAGTAACCATACCAGTTATCTAAAGGTCTCGGCAAATGACTTATAAGTGGAGATTTTATAAAGTTATGAAAAATATACGCTAATAAAATACATAAAGGCAAATTTAATATAAAAAAGCCTAATATTTGGTGTCCTAAATTTCCATAAGGTCTAAAATTAAGAAAATATATAAAATCTGGAGCCATACTCCCTAAAATTAAAGCTGTAAAATTAAACTTTTTATTCTTTAAAAAAACCACAGCTGCTGGATGCGCTAGGGTAAAAGGCATACTTACTCCCCCTTATTATATTGAATATTATCCAATTATAACATATAAAAGACTAAGTAAAAACGACTAAAATTTTTCTTTTAACCCATTAACATGAAACCTATTTATTTGAATTATTTTTTTGTACTAAATAAATAAGAATATTATTCAAAAGAAATATTATAAAAAATATTATTTTATTTATTTGAGACTGTACTGAAGTTATTGCAAGAAACAAAATAACATTAATTATTAATAACCATAACTCATGCTTCTTTAAAAATTCCATTTTAATTTAAAACTCCTAATATTTCTTCCCCATATTTATTGACCTTCACCTTAGCCAATCCCTTAACTTTCATAAGCTCTTCTTTATTCTTTGGCATTTTATCTAAAAGATCATTTAGAGTCTCATCATTAAAAATGCAATAAGGAGGAAGTTTTTCTTTTATTGCAAAATTTATTCTTAATTGTTTAAGTTTTCTCCTCAGTTCTTCTTTATTTTTATTACTTAATATTTTACCTTCATAAGATTTATTATCTCTATTAAATAAAACCTCATCATTAAAATTATCATTGTTTGATTTTTCTTCACTGTACACTTCTGACTCTTTTTTTATAAAATCCTCTTCACTTAAGGAGTATTTTTTATAATAATCAAACTCTATAGGTTTATTATTTTCTAATAAAAATTTACCTATTGAATATTCTACTTTATCTAAAACCTTAAAATCTTGCTTTATCTTATGATAGTTTAATTTCTCTTTTATAAAAGATGT from Clostridium perfringens carries:
- the purF gene encoding amidophosphoribosyltransferase; translated protein: MVKPNFDIMDPQNDKFKDECGVFGVFANKPIDVASINYYGLYALQHRGQESAGIAVANGEDIKVHKGLGVLTEAFEAEDLKRLREFNGYISIGHVRYSTAGAKTVENAQPLVSNTKLGPISTAHNGNLVNADVIRSLLEDGGQVFHTSVDSEVITSLVARGAKKGIERAVIDAISAVKGSFAMVIMTKDKLIGIRDPHGIRPLCLGKFEEGYILTSESCALDTIGAEFVRDIKPGEIVVIDNDGIKSYRYSENTVCQTCAFEYIYFARPDSVIDGLDVQTTRVKQGEILFKEYPIDADIVVAVPDSGIPAAMGYAKASGIPYEVGFVKNRYIGRTFISPSQEIRERAVAVKLNPLKVNVNGKRVILIDDSIVRGTTSKHLIESLRRAGAKEVHFLVASPMVKYPCYFGIDTPYRSQLIGASRSVEEIREMIGCDSLGYLSLEGMYESFEGRRNFCVGCFSGVYPVAAPMEALEDNLERVEN
- a CDS encoding phosphoribosylformylglycinamidine synthase translates to MSGIRMVFVEKKAGFNVESQILLKDFKDNLGIEALEDVRVLNKYILGDMEEEQYVRTVNTILSEAPVDRVYEENFEIGQDEIAFGVEYLPGQYDQRADSASECIMLLTEEEKVPVKSSKVLILKGNLNQEEINKIKSYYINPVDSREVSPLSKVLEENLEEPNEVEILNGFLGLNEEGLKNFHREKSLAMSLEDLKLIRDYFKSEDRNPTITEIKVIDTYWSDHCRHTTFETIIKDVYIEEGKYSEPIKKAYEDYKNSRAYVYGENLNNKEVKLMDLATIAMKELRKRGKLDDLDVSEEINACSINIEIETDKGTEEYLLMFKNETHNHPTEIEPFGGAATCLGGAIRDPLSGRSYVYQAMRVTGSADPTVEICETLKGKLPQRKITLGAAHGYSSYGNQIGLATGQVSEIYHPNYAAKRMEVGAVIAATPKENVIRLEPSKGDIVILLGGRTGRDGIGGATGSSKEHTEESINQCGAEVQKGNAPTERKIQRLFRNKEVAQMIKRCNDFGAGGVSVAIGELCRGIDIDLNKVPKKYEGLDGTELAISESQERMAVVISSENADRFIKLSEEENLEATIVAEVTDTDRLRMNWKDKTIVDIKRSFLDTNGAKQEISLKVKSPSVYPYEVKNFDVKEEWLKSLRNLNVCSQKGLIERFDSTIGGGTVLMPLGGKYQLTPAEGMAAKIPVLGGESKDASLMTYGFNPYLGVWSPFHMAFYSVIESVTKIAAMGGDYKKVRLTFQEYFEKLLRDEEKWGKPFAALLGAYKAQMDLGLPAIGGKDSMSGSFGELNVPPTLVSFAVGLEKASRIISPEFKNIGSTLVLMKGEKLEDGTLEMEGFKNNLEKLYELIGEEKVVSAYSLKFGGVSEGITKMSLGNRIGAILNNISKEELFGFNYGSLILEVKEGVNLEDEFKGTNYKVIGSTIKDGVIKCEEYDFEVSLEELEKAYEEKLEYVFKSKTEDKEECVSDLINNDKDGANILDNGQMHIEEKLKSKITRVEKPRVVIPVFPGTNCEYDCRRAFEKEGAEVSEVIIRNLNKEALIDSINMLKKEIDKSQIIMLPGGFSAGDEPDGSAKFIATIFRNPKIKDSVMKLLNERDGLILGICNGFQALIKLGLLPYGKIIDIEEDMATLTYNNINRHMSSIVRTKITSKKSPWFNEVSLGEVHSIPISHGEGRFVAPEALIKELVENDQIATQYVDLEGNMAMNMPYNPNGSSLAIEGIISRDGRILGKMGHSERIGDNLYKNIPGEFDQKLFKSGVDYFRK
- the purC gene encoding phosphoribosylaminoimidazolesuccinocarboxamide synthase; translated protein: MVNQLEMLYEGKAKKIYATDKEDMVIVHYKDDATAFNGEKKAQIESKGVLNNEITSLIFEMLNKEGIKTHFVEKLNDRDQLCKKVEIVPLEVIVRNVAAGSMAKRLGLEEGYELKTTVFELSYKDDSLGDPLINDYHAVGIGATTFEELNKIYEITAKVNEILKEAFKKQNINLIDFKLEFGRYNGEILLADEISPDTCRFWDATTGEKMDKDRFRRDMGNVINGYREVLNRLRN
- the thiC gene encoding phosphomethylpyrimidine synthase ThiC; translation: MNYTTQMDAAKKGIITKEMQVVSEKEGINIETLMNLMAEGKIVIPANKNHKSISAEGVGQGLRTKINVNLGISKDCANIELELEKVKKAIDMNAESIMDLSNYGKTYDFRKRLVEVSTAMIGTVPMYDVVGFYDKELKDITVDEFFEVVEKHAKDGVDFVTIHAGLNRETIETFRRNKRLTNIVSRGGSLLFAWMELNNRENPFYEYFDRLLDICEKYDLTLSLGDACRPGSIADATDAVQIKELITLGELTKRAWERNVQVIIEGPGHMAMNEIEANVLLEKKLCHGAPFYVLGPIVTDIAPGYDHITSAIGGAMAASYGADFLCYVTPAEHLRLPNLEDVREGIVATKIAAHAADIAKGISGARDIDNKMSDARKRLDWDEMFSLAIDSEKAIRYRKESTPEHKDSCTMCGKMCSIRNMNKILEGKDINLLRED
- a CDS encoding dUTP diphosphatase; this translates as MAGEQRVRDVYIQYDKNGETPKYETPLAAGADLFAAEDMVIRPFEKVAIPLGLKFAIPDNMELQIRARSGLSLRTNLKISNSIGTIDADSVSDISVILENNYNIANLPYEIANDISILDDLKNNYTEVRLSDYLESKGHDISSYEDEGKKAYKKLLKTYIYLDKNGNPYGTIYIKKGNRIAQMVLAKYYKANFIKTDDVSKLKSVNRGGGFCHTGF
- a CDS encoding DUF4184 family protein encodes the protein MPFTLAHPAAVVFLKNKKFNFTALILGSMAPDFIYFLNFRPYGNLGHQILGFFILNLPLCILLAYIFHNFIKSPLISHLPRPLDNWYGYLRTEQFGLHSWKEVIVFIYSALLGMITHVLWDGFTHKTGFFVRHITWLRQKIILFGGEEIYIYKLVQHTSTVIGIIIVLFFLYKLRDSNTRILWGHKSFKDKFIYDLIVIITAIIVLVLSYIIFKYLSIPYGIGNFVVSSINGIFIGILIASFKK
- the purE gene encoding 5-(carboxyamino)imidazole ribonucleotide mutase translates to MKVAIFFGSKSDIDVMKGAGNALKEFGIPYNAYILSAHRVPEKLIETLEKIEKEGCEVIIAGAGLAAHLPGVIASHTILPVIGVPVRAAVEGMDALLSIVQMPKSIPVATVGINNSYNAGMLAVQMLSLKYPELREKLIQFRIDMKHKFIAENGEGVEL